A window from Kovacikia minuta CCNUW1 encodes these proteins:
- a CDS encoding eCIS core domain-containing protein yields MRSRLKSQLSPQPSFKPVSYGLIQRRIAQQSKPTQPPPVLHEALNLPIHPVDQKPIQAKLREDKDQRKPEIGGETVHLETKPGLPGRLKTGIEALSGMAMDDVTVHYNSPKPAQLRALAYTQGTNIHLGSGQERYLPHEAWHVVQQKQGRVKPTVQFQGTGLNDDLALEKEADVMGAKAVPEQTTPSPESTSSDNNEFQPLSASEAEIFEAIMNEFSDEELDAAATELEAEAEAEVLMTEGDPVQTKCILGAGVIQLGKTTPSIASEASPDMGLANKLEGNTSKLPRLVTLKRWQTIKSKHGKLGYRKYAAIRHQNLQNNAGTEDLVLLIRLRRRAKVGKMRDKHYAAIEKKSSKKRQTAQVRTELLGEAVASIRMEGYLGKDDWKLIIGYASGAGIDQLWVSPSLKKYIIVEAKGPGAKLKVDKFAVRGATAGGTLEQMSQEWVEDRIPRLKTSYPTELANLLKDCALKVDHNGVLVDDSTKKATHSLEGLIITAKWDAAKGDIGSGASKRTYNF; encoded by the coding sequence ATGCGATCGCGCTTAAAATCCCAACTGTCTCCTCAACCTTCCTTTAAGCCTGTGTCCTATGGACTCATTCAGCGGCGCATCGCTCAGCAATCCAAACCTACTCAGCCACCCCCTGTTCTACACGAAGCACTGAATTTACCGATTCATCCGGTGGATCAGAAACCGATTCAAGCAAAGTTACGAGAGGATAAGGATCAGCGCAAGCCAGAAATTGGTGGAGAAACTGTGCATCTAGAAACCAAACCTGGATTACCAGGTCGCCTCAAGACAGGGATTGAAGCCCTCTCTGGAATGGCAATGGATGATGTGACCGTCCACTATAACTCTCCCAAACCTGCCCAATTAAGGGCATTAGCATACACCCAGGGTACAAATATCCATTTAGGTTCGGGGCAGGAGCGGTATCTACCCCATGAAGCTTGGCACGTAGTCCAGCAAAAACAAGGAAGGGTAAAACCAACGGTGCAGTTTCAGGGAACAGGATTGAACGATGATCTAGCGCTGGAGAAGGAAGCGGATGTAATGGGAGCCAAGGCAGTGCCCGAACAAACTACTCCCTCACCTGAGTCAACAAGCTCTGATAATAATGAATTTCAACCCTTGAGTGCTAGCGAGGCGGAGATATTCGAGGCAATCATGAATGAGTTTTCTGATGAAGAACTGGATGCTGCCGCAACGGAGCTGGAAGCAGAAGCAGAAGCAGAAGTACTTATGACTGAAGGTGACCCTGTACAAACAAAGTGTATCCTTGGTGCAGGAGTAATCCAACTGGGAAAAACTACTCCCAGTATTGCCTCAGAAGCTAGTCCTGACATGGGTCTTGCAAACAAGCTAGAAGGCAACACATCAAAGTTGCCTCGATTAGTTACTCTAAAGCGTTGGCAAACGATTAAAAGCAAGCACGGGAAATTGGGTTATCGGAAGTATGCCGCAATTCGGCACCAGAACCTGCAAAATAATGCTGGCACCGAGGACTTGGTGTTGCTCATCCGCCTCCGTCGGCGTGCAAAAGTTGGAAAGATGCGGGACAAACACTATGCAGCGATCGAGAAAAAATCAAGTAAGAAGCGGCAAACTGCTCAGGTCCGCACAGAACTACTAGGGGAAGCTGTCGCCTCCATTCGAATGGAAGGATATCTAGGGAAGGACGATTGGAAGCTTATCATTGGATATGCATCAGGTGCAGGGATTGATCAACTCTGGGTCAGCCCTTCTCTGAAGAAGTACATTATCGTGGAGGCAAAAGGGCCGGGGGCTAAATTGAAGGTCGATAAATTTGCTGTCCGAGGAGCTACTGCTGGTGGTACGCTTGAGCAAATGTCTCAGGAGTGGGTGGAAGATCGCATTCCCCGTTTGAAGACTAGCTATCCCACTGAACTGGCTAACCTCCTTAAAGACTGTGCTTTAAAGGTTGACCACAATGGCGTTCTTGTAGACGATTCGACCAAGAAAGCAACTCATTCCCTTGAAGGGTTAATCATTACCGCAAAGTGGGACGCAGCGAAGGGTGACATCGGTTCAGGAGCTTCTAAACGCACCTACAACTTTTAA
- the rsmG gene encoding 16S rRNA (guanine(527)-N(7))-methyltransferase RsmG has product MNQNQPSQTPALPEMPELWQQTLGWQPTPIQQAQFQQLYEQVLAGNRQFNLTRITDPAEFWEKHLWDSLRGVRRFLEKAEGSTQHLDSIQNSKFKIQNSPPHTSHPTPHTPHPTSYTVIDIGTGAGFPGMAVAIAQPTWNLTLLDATRKKIQFLDHLLDFLEIPNGRTWVDRAESVGQNPNHRQSYDVALVRAVAAAPICAEYALPLVKIGGTAVLYRGQWTDSETIALEPVVNHLGGTIEAIEAFKTPLTGGDRHCLYLKKIAPTPPEFPRADRHSNPKTTWRSQC; this is encoded by the coding sequence ATGAATCAAAATCAACCCTCCCAAACTCCAGCTTTACCCGAAATGCCAGAACTGTGGCAGCAGACCCTTGGCTGGCAACCCACACCCATTCAACAGGCGCAATTTCAGCAGCTTTACGAGCAAGTTCTAGCAGGCAACCGCCAGTTTAATCTGACCCGCATTACAGACCCAGCAGAATTTTGGGAAAAACATTTATGGGACTCGCTGCGAGGAGTTCGACGATTTCTTGAAAAGGCAGAAGGTAGCACCCAGCACTTAGATTCAATTCAAAATTCAAAATTCAAAATTCAAAATTCTCCTCCCCACACCTCACACCCCACACCCCACACCCCACACCCCACTTCTTACACTGTGATCGACATCGGCACCGGTGCAGGCTTTCCGGGCATGGCAGTGGCGATCGCCCAACCCACCTGGAATCTAACGTTGCTGGACGCAACCCGTAAAAAAATTCAATTTCTTGATCATTTACTAGATTTCCTAGAAATCCCTAATGGCAGAACCTGGGTCGATCGGGCTGAATCGGTTGGGCAAAATCCCAACCATCGCCAATCCTATGATGTTGCCTTAGTCCGAGCAGTGGCGGCTGCCCCTATCTGTGCCGAGTATGCGTTGCCATTAGTAAAGATTGGCGGAACCGCAGTGCTGTATCGGGGGCAGTGGACTGACTCAGAAACGATCGCACTGGAACCTGTGGTTAACCACCTGGGAGGTACCATCGAGGCGATCGAAGCATTCAAAACTCCTCTAACCGGAGGCGATCGCCACTGCCTGTACCTGAAAAAAATTGCCCCCACCCCACCCGAATTTCCCCGGGCGGATCGGCATTCCAACCCAAAAACCACTTGGCGTTCCCAGTGCTGA